A stretch of Paracoccus sp. MA DNA encodes these proteins:
- the tatC gene encoding twin-arginine translocase subunit TatC — protein sequence MKSAKPDDIDDTSAPLIEHLAELRTRLIWSVLAFVVAMVACYFIWNPIFDFLTQPICQALEKRDQTCGLILLKLQEGFFVAMRIAFFGGFVLAFPVVGYQLWRFVAPGLYRSEKNALLPFLVASPVMFLIGAAFAYYIILPWAFDFFLGFQQGPLALPDDPAAAATQAAGAVASAKEPWAGIVFQGSVEEYLTLTTKFILAFGLSFQLPVALTLMGKAGLVSSEGLASVRRYAVVVILVLAAMVTPPDVISQIVLFTVIYGLYEASIFLVRRIEKKRELEERQADV from the coding sequence ATGAAATCAGCCAAGCCGGACGATATCGACGACACTTCCGCACCGCTGATCGAGCATCTGGCAGAGCTGCGAACGCGGCTGATCTGGTCCGTGCTGGCTTTCGTCGTGGCGATGGTGGCGTGCTATTTCATCTGGAACCCGATCTTCGACTTTCTGACCCAGCCGATCTGCCAGGCGCTGGAAAAGCGTGACCAGACCTGCGGGCTGATCCTGCTGAAGCTGCAGGAAGGGTTCTTCGTCGCCATGCGCATCGCCTTTTTCGGCGGTTTCGTGCTGGCCTTTCCCGTGGTCGGTTACCAGCTGTGGCGGTTCGTGGCACCGGGGCTCTATCGCAGCGAAAAGAACGCTCTGCTGCCCTTCCTGGTCGCCTCGCCGGTGATGTTCCTGATCGGTGCGGCTTTCGCCTATTACATCATCCTGCCCTGGGCCTTCGATTTCTTCCTGGGCTTCCAGCAGGGGCCGCTGGCGCTGCCCGACGATCCTGCCGCGGCGGCCACGCAGGCGGCCGGAGCGGTGGCCTCGGCCAAGGAACCCTGGGCCGGCATCGTCTTCCAGGGCTCGGTCGAGGAATACCTGACGCTGACCACCAAGTTCATCCTGGCCTTCGGCCTGTCCTTCCAGCTGCCGGTGGCGCTGACGCTGATGGGCAAGGCGGGGCTGGTGTCTTCGGAGGGGCTGGCGAGCGTGCGGCGCTATGCCGTTGTGGTGATCCTGGTGCTGGCCGCCATGGTGACGCCGCCCGATGTCATCAGCCAGATCGTGCTGTTCACGGTGATCTATGGGCTTTACGAGGCGTCGATCTTCCTCGTGCGCCGGATCGAGAAGAAGCGCGAACTGGAGGAACGGCAAGCCGATGTCTGA
- a CDS encoding ATP-binding protein, which translates to MSEQALLRVAEALERLSPPPAPEPSFTEATAYVWHPDPDRLEPVAEVNRVDLVQLIGIDRARDTLLANTLQFARGHAANNALLWGSRGMGKSSLVKAVHAEAVRQGLPLVLVEIAREDLGSVGRLLAILGRARDRRFVLFSDDLSFSHDDTQYKSLKAVLDGGISGRPANVILYATSNRRHLMPRDMIDNERSTAIHPGEAVEEKVSLSDRFGLWLGFHPCSQDEYLAMVRGYCDAYGLQVPEEQLRAEAIEWQATRGARSGRVAWQFFTDLAGRNGISV; encoded by the coding sequence ATGTCTGAACAAGCCCTGCTGCGCGTGGCCGAGGCGCTGGAGCGCCTTTCGCCGCCGCCCGCCCCCGAGCCGAGCTTTACCGAGGCCACCGCCTATGTCTGGCATCCCGATCCCGACCGGCTGGAGCCCGTGGCCGAGGTCAACCGCGTCGATCTGGTGCAGTTGATCGGCATCGACAGGGCGCGCGACACGCTTCTGGCCAATACGCTGCAATTCGCCCGCGGCCATGCGGCCAACAACGCCCTGCTCTGGGGTTCGCGCGGCATGGGCAAGAGCTCGCTCGTCAAGGCGGTGCATGCCGAGGCGGTGCGTCAGGGCCTGCCCCTGGTTCTGGTCGAGATCGCGCGCGAGGATCTGGGTTCGGTCGGCCGGCTGCTGGCGATTCTGGGCCGGGCCCGGGACCGGCGCTTCGTGCTGTTTTCGGACGACTTGTCCTTCAGCCATGACGACACGCAATACAAGTCGCTCAAGGCGGTGCTGGACGGCGGCATCTCGGGCCGTCCCGCCAACGTGATCCTTTACGCCACCTCGAACCGGCGCCACCTGATGCCGCGCGACATGATCGACAACGAGCGTTCGACCGCGATCCATCCCGGCGAGGCGGTCGAGGAGAAGGTCTCGCTTTCGGACCGGTTCGGGCTGTGGCTGGGTTTTCATCCCTGCTCGCAGGACGAATATCTCGCCATGGTGCGCGGCTATTGCGATGCCTACGGCCTGCAGGTCCCCGAAGAGCAGCTGCGCGCCGAGGCGATCGAGTGGCAGGCGACGCGCGGCGCGCGCTCGGGCCGGGTGGCCTGGCAGTTCTTCACCGATCTGGCCGGGCGCAACGGCATCTCGGTCTGA
- a CDS encoding twin-arginine translocase TatA/TatE family subunit, with amino-acid sequence MHAPSPMALLLIAIVVLVLFGRGKVSSLMGEVGKGITAFKKGVKEGSEDIDAAARSEPKELEQLKTTDDIERARAEIAAERAKLEAERARATADSTLRDVTPTDTTKL; translated from the coding sequence ATGCACGCACCTTCACCCATGGCGCTATTGCTGATCGCAATCGTCGTTCTGGTTCTTTTCGGGCGCGGCAAGGTCTCGTCCCTGATGGGCGAGGTCGGCAAGGGGATCACCGCCTTCAAGAAAGGCGTCAAGGAGGGCAGCGAGGATATCGACGCTGCCGCCCGCAGCGAGCCCAAGGAACTGGAGCAGCTGAAGACCACCGACGATATCGAGCGCGCCCGCGCCGAGATCGCGGCAGAACGCGCCAAGCTGGAGGCCGAGCGCGCCCGCGCCACTGCCGACAGCACGCTGCGCGACGTGACGCCGACCGACACCACCAAGCTCTGA
- a CDS encoding GlxA family transcriptional regulator yields MPEHDPSADPNQPRLRIGFLLTPRFTLSAFATFVDVLRLAADDGDGSRPIRCRWRVLSSDMTSVQSSCGMRIEPEERLGDPARFDYIITVGGLIDGGPGLSPDQAAFLRRAAAARVSLGGLCTGVFAMARIGLMDGYRCCVSWFHHQDFLAEFEKMRPVSDQIFVVDRDRISCSGGVSAAHLAAFLVDRHLGRAAARKALSILMIDEPMAGDRPQPGLPLELHARDPLVRRALLAMQQNLHAPLPIARIARDLGVGRRKLERHFNADLGIPPADASIRIRLAQARMLLARTDRTVTRIAEETGFCDASHLIRVFRETEGSTPDLWRQSRGLPAGEAP; encoded by the coding sequence ATGCCCGAACACGACCCCTCCGCCGATCCGAACCAGCCGCGACTGCGCATCGGCTTCCTGCTGACCCCGCGCTTCACGCTGTCGGCCTTTGCCACCTTCGTGGACGTGTTGCGGCTGGCGGCCGATGACGGCGACGGCTCGCGCCCGATCCGCTGCCGCTGGCGGGTGCTTTCGTCGGACATGACCTCGGTGCAATCGTCCTGCGGCATGCGCATCGAGCCCGAGGAGCGGCTGGGCGACCCTGCCCGCTTCGATTACATCATCACCGTGGGCGGGCTGATCGACGGCGGGCCCGGCCTCTCTCCGGACCAGGCCGCCTTCCTGCGCCGGGCCGCGGCAGCGCGGGTGTCGCTGGGCGGACTCTGCACCGGCGTCTTCGCCATGGCCCGAATCGGGCTGATGGACGGCTATCGCTGTTGCGTCAGCTGGTTCCATCATCAGGATTTCCTGGCGGAATTCGAAAAGATGCGCCCGGTCTCGGACCAGATCTTCGTGGTGGACCGCGACCGGATCTCTTGTTCGGGCGGGGTCAGCGCCGCGCATCTGGCGGCCTTCCTCGTCGATCGCCACCTGGGACGGGCGGCGGCGCGCAAGGCCCTGTCGATCCTGATGATCGACGAGCCGATGGCCGGAGACCGTCCTCAGCCTGGTCTTCCGCTTGAGCTGCATGCGCGGGACCCTCTGGTGCGGCGGGCGCTTCTGGCGATGCAGCAGAACCTGCACGCGCCGCTGCCGATCGCGCGCATTGCCCGCGATCTGGGTGTGGGGCGGCGCAAGCTCGAGCGGCATTTCAACGCCGACCTGGGCATCCCGCCGGCCGATGCCTCGATCCGCATCCGGCTGGCGCAGGCGCGCATGCTGCTGGCGCGCACCGACCGCACCGTGACCCGCATCGCCGAGGAGACCGGCTTCTGCGACGCCTCGCACCTGATCCGCGTCTTCCGCGAGACCGAGGGCAGCACGCCCGATCTCTGGCGCCAGAGCCGCGGCCTGCCGGCCGGGGAGGCGCCCTAG
- a CDS encoding alpha/beta hydrolase, translating to MPELIFPGPEGRLEGRYHAQAAPDAPIAIILHPHPQYGGTMNNRVVYNLHYAFHRMGFTVMRFNFRGVGRSQGEFDQGIGELSDAASALDYLQAMNPNSKHCWVAGFSFGAWIGMQLLMRRPEITGFISVAPPANMYDFSFLAPCPSSGLIINGTADRVAPPKDTHALVAKLREQKGITITHEEIEGADHFFRDDEVHMKPMIDTVQAYVRRRLTENTR from the coding sequence ATGCCCGAACTGATTTTCCCCGGTCCCGAAGGTCGTCTCGAAGGGCGCTATCACGCGCAAGCCGCGCCCGACGCCCCCATCGCCATCATCCTGCACCCGCATCCGCAATATGGCGGCACGATGAACAACCGGGTCGTTTACAATTTGCACTACGCCTTCCACCGCATGGGCTTCACCGTCATGCGGTTCAACTTCCGCGGCGTCGGCCGCAGCCAGGGCGAATTCGACCAGGGCATCGGCGAGCTGTCGGACGCCGCCTCGGCGCTGGACTACCTGCAGGCGATGAACCCGAACTCCAAGCATTGCTGGGTGGCGGGCTTCAGCTTCGGCGCCTGGATCGGCATGCAGCTCCTGATGCGGCGGCCCGAGATCACCGGCTTCATCTCGGTCGCGCCGCCGGCGAACATGTATGATTTCTCGTTCCTTGCGCCTTGCCCGTCCTCGGGGCTGATCATCAACGGCACCGCCGACCGGGTGGCGCCGCCCAAGGACACCCATGCGCTGGTCGCCAAGCTGCGCGAGCAGAAGGGCATCACCATCACCCATGAGGAGATCGAGGGCGCGGACCACTTCTTCCGCGACGACGAGGTGCATATGAAGCCGATGATCGACACGGTGCAGGCCTATGTGCGCCGCCGCCTGACCGAGAACACGCGCTAG
- the tatB gene encoding Sec-independent protein translocase protein TatB, giving the protein MLDIGWSELLLIGVVALIVLGPEDLPKLFHSLGRITARARSMAREFSSAMEDAAKSSGLDDAAKTLKDVNALSSKRTLGLDALERATERFEKWDPLNPKQEAGRKAAPLPDPSAPLPPRPTANDSATPAPLPPAPGIAGPAVATDEALDTAEGRRRLHAVRRSDRA; this is encoded by the coding sequence ATGTTGGATATCGGCTGGAGCGAGCTGCTGCTGATCGGCGTCGTGGCGCTGATCGTCCTCGGCCCGGAGGACCTGCCCAAGCTGTTCCACAGCCTGGGGCGGATCACGGCGCGCGCCCGGTCCATGGCGCGCGAGTTCAGCAGCGCGATGGAGGATGCGGCGAAATCCTCGGGCCTCGACGATGCGGCCAAGACGCTGAAGGACGTGAACGCGCTGAGTTCGAAACGCACGCTTGGCCTTGACGCGCTGGAGCGCGCCACCGAGCGGTTCGAGAAATGGGACCCGCTGAACCCCAAGCAGGAAGCCGGCCGCAAGGCGGCGCCCCTGCCCGATCCTTCGGCCCCGCTGCCGCCGCGGCCCACGGCCAATGACAGCGCCACGCCCGCCCCTTTGCCGCCCGCGCCGGGCATCGCGGGGCCGGCGGTTGCGACGGATGAGGCGCTGGACACCGCCGAGGGCCGCCGGCGCCTGCATGCCGTGCGCCGCTCGGACCGCGCTTGA
- a CDS encoding Rrf2 family transcriptional regulator translates to MKLSTKGRYAMVALVDLAIAKGDELTSLAEISKRQDISLPYLEQLFVRLRRAGLVDSVRGPGGGYRLAKAPETIRVADVLEAVDETVSALHVGAGASGGVSGSRAQTLSNRLWESLSAHVYVFLHNHTLADVARNQLLPCPALPKILSIVDD, encoded by the coding sequence ATGAAACTGTCCACCAAGGGACGTTACGCGATGGTCGCCCTGGTCGATCTGGCCATCGCCAAGGGCGACGAGCTGACCTCGCTGGCCGAGATCTCCAAGCGGCAGGACATCTCGCTGCCCTATCTGGAGCAGCTTTTCGTGCGGCTGCGCCGCGCCGGGCTGGTCGATTCCGTACGGGGACCGGGCGGCGGCTACCGGCTGGCCAAGGCGCCCGAGACGATCCGCGTGGCCGATGTGCTGGAAGCGGTGGACGAAACCGTCAGCGCGCTGCATGTCGGCGCCGGCGCCTCGGGCGGGGTCTCGGGCTCGCGCGCGCAGACGCTGTCGAACCGGCTGTGGGAGAGCCTCTCGGCGCATGTCTACGTGTTCCTGCACAATCATACGCTGGCGGACGTGGCAAGGAACCAGCTGCTGCCCTGCCCCGCCCTGCCCAAGATCCTCTCGATCGTGGACGACTAG
- a CDS encoding carboxynorspermidine decarboxylase → MSDLQTPYYLIDLAKLRVNMERIRYLRERSGAKCLLALKCFATWSAFDFMRDFMDGTTSSSLFELRLGHEEFGKETHAYSVAWADHEIDEALGYADKIIFNSLGQLDRYGARAKARGIAMGLRLNPRFSTSGFDLADPARPFSRLGEWDLNRLEAALDRISGVMIHYNCENADFELFDAQLDRIEAEFGGFLEKLDWVSLGGGIHFTGEGYPLDKLADRLRAFSEKFGVQVFLEPGEASITRSTSLEVTVLDTIHHGKDVAIVDSSIEAHMLDLLIYRETAKLPQEGEHPWQIAGKTCLAGDIFGEGRFPAPLKVGDRISIADAGGYTMVKKNWFNGVPMPAIAIKAEDGTIREVRRFTYDDYKASLS, encoded by the coding sequence ATGTCCGACCTGCAGACGCCCTATTACCTGATCGACCTCGCCAAGCTGCGGGTGAACATGGAGCGAATCCGCTATCTGCGCGAACGCTCGGGGGCGAAATGCCTGCTGGCGCTGAAATGCTTTGCCACCTGGTCGGCCTTCGACTTCATGCGCGACTTCATGGACGGCACCACCTCGTCCTCGCTGTTCGAGCTGCGGCTGGGGCATGAGGAATTCGGCAAGGAGACCCATGCCTATTCCGTCGCATGGGCCGATCACGAGATCGACGAGGCGCTGGGTTACGCCGACAAGATCATCTTCAACAGCCTCGGCCAGCTTGACCGCTATGGCGCGCGGGCCAAGGCGCGCGGCATCGCCATGGGGCTGCGGCTGAACCCGCGCTTTTCCACCTCGGGCTTCGACCTGGCCGACCCGGCCCGGCCCTTCTCGCGCCTGGGCGAATGGGATCTGAACCGGCTTGAGGCGGCGCTTGACCGCATCTCGGGCGTGATGATCCATTACAATTGCGAAAATGCCGATTTCGAGCTGTTCGACGCGCAGCTCGACCGGATCGAGGCGGAGTTCGGCGGCTTCCTGGAAAAGCTCGACTGGGTCTCGCTGGGCGGCGGCATCCACTTCACCGGCGAGGGCTATCCGCTGGACAAGCTCGCCGACCGGCTCAGGGCGTTCTCGGAAAAGTTCGGCGTGCAGGTTTTCCTGGAGCCGGGCGAGGCCAGCATCACCCGCTCGACCTCGCTGGAGGTGACGGTGCTGGACACCATCCACCACGGCAAGGACGTGGCCATCGTGGACAGCAGCATCGAGGCGCATATGCTCGACCTGCTGATCTATCGCGAGACGGCGAAGCTGCCGCAGGAGGGCGAGCATCCCTGGCAGATCGCCGGCAAAACCTGCCTGGCCGGCGACATCTTCGGCGAGGGCCGCTTCCCCGCCCCGCTGAAGGTCGGCGACCGGATCAGCATCGCCGATGCCGGCGGCTACACCATGGTCAAGAAAAACTGGTTCAACGGCGTTCCCATGCCCGCTATCGCCATCAAGGCCGAGGACGGAACGATCCGCGAGGTTCGCCGGTTCACCTACGACGACTACAAAGCCAGCCTGTCCTGA
- a CDS encoding saccharopine dehydrogenase family protein has protein sequence MAKNVLIIGAGGVAQVVAHKVAQNAKEFGTLHIASRTVSKAEKIIASIREKGHSVAFAAHPLDAMDSKAVAELIRQIDAGIVINVGSAFVNMTVLQGCIETGAAYIDTAIHEDPAKVCETPPWYANYEWKRREDCEKAGVTAILGAGFDPGVVNAYARLAEDEYFDKIDSIDIVDINAGSHGRYFATNFDPEINFREFTGTVYSWQGGEWRTNKMFEVGREWDLPVVGKRTAYLSGHDEVHSLSARYKDADVRFWMGFGEHYINVFTVLKNLGLLSEQPVRTAEGLEVVPLKVVKAVLPDPASLAPDYEGKTCIGDLVKGTLDGKPGEVFIYNVADHKDAYNEVGSQGISYTAGVPPVAAAILVARGTWDVKKMANVEDLPARPFLEVLGELGLPTRVIDASGDHPL, from the coding sequence TTGGCCAAGAACGTGCTCATCATCGGCGCCGGCGGCGTCGCCCAGGTGGTCGCGCATAAGGTGGCGCAGAATGCCAAGGAATTCGGAACGCTGCATATCGCCAGCCGAACCGTGTCCAAGGCCGAGAAGATCATCGCGAGCATTCGTGAGAAAGGCCATTCGGTCGCATTCGCCGCCCATCCGCTGGACGCGATGGACAGCAAGGCGGTGGCCGAACTGATCCGCCAGATCGACGCCGGCATCGTGATCAACGTCGGCTCGGCCTTCGTCAACATGACCGTCCTGCAAGGCTGCATCGAGACCGGCGCGGCCTATATCGACACGGCCATCCACGAGGACCCCGCCAAGGTCTGCGAGACGCCGCCCTGGTATGCGAACTACGAATGGAAGCGCCGCGAGGATTGCGAGAAGGCCGGCGTCACCGCCATCTTGGGCGCGGGCTTCGATCCGGGCGTGGTCAACGCCTATGCCCGGCTGGCCGAGGACGAATATTTCGACAAGATCGACTCGATCGACATCGTGGACATCAATGCCGGCTCCCACGGCCGCTATTTCGCCACCAATTTCGACCCTGAGATCAATTTCCGCGAATTCACCGGCACGGTCTATTCCTGGCAGGGCGGCGAATGGCGCACCAACAAGATGTTCGAGGTGGGCCGCGAATGGGACCTGCCCGTCGTCGGCAAGCGCACCGCCTATCTGTCCGGCCATGACGAGGTGCACAGCCTCTCGGCCCGCTACAAGGACGCCGACGTGCGCTTCTGGATGGGCTTCGGCGAGCATTACATCAATGTCTTCACCGTGCTGAAGAACCTCGGCCTGCTTTCCGAGCAGCCGGTCAGGACCGCCGAGGGGCTGGAGGTCGTGCCGCTGAAGGTGGTCAAGGCGGTGCTGCCCGACCCCGCGAGCCTCGCGCCCGATTACGAGGGCAAGACCTGCATCGGCGATCTGGTCAAGGGCACGCTGGACGGCAAGCCGGGCGAGGTCTTCATCTACAACGTCGCCGACCACAAGGACGCCTATAACGAGGTCGGCAGCCAGGGCATCAGCTACACGGCGGGCGTGCCCCCGGTTGCGGCGGCGATCCTGGTCGCGCGCGGCACCTGGGACGTCAAGAAGATGGCCAATGTCGAGGATCTGCCCGCCCGGCCCTTCCTTGAAGTGCTGGGCGAACTGGGCCTGCCCACCCGCGTCATCGACGCCTCGGGCGATCATCCGCTGTAA
- a CDS encoding Gfo/Idh/MocA family protein, producing MRVLVAGLGNMGRSHALAWLKQPGAEVIGLVNRSPVDLPPELSAIPQSQDFHEALQRLRPDVAVIATYSDSHAEYAIAALRAGAHVFVEKPLATTVEDARRVVECAGETGRKLVVGYILRHHPSWQRLIAEARALGGPYVFRLNLNQQSSGPTWQVHKALMHTTPPIVDCGVHYVDVMCQITDAPPVEVRGMGLRLSDEIAAEMYNYGHFQVIFQDGSLGWYEAGWGPMMSDTAFFVKDVVSPRGAVSIRMPEDARSDDIDTHTRTATLRLHRVGEPDQDLSMRDEPGHQELCDAEAAFMARAIAGDMDLDRHMRDAVSSLAVCLAADESVRTGQPVRLRI from the coding sequence ATGCGGGTCCTGGTCGCCGGTCTGGGCAATATGGGGCGCAGCCATGCTCTGGCCTGGCTGAAGCAGCCGGGGGCCGAGGTCATCGGTCTGGTCAACCGCTCGCCGGTCGATCTGCCCCCCGAGCTTTCGGCGATTCCGCAAAGCCAGGATTTCCACGAGGCGCTGCAGCGCCTTCGCCCCGACGTTGCGGTGATCGCCACCTATTCCGACAGCCATGCCGAATATGCCATCGCCGCGCTGCGCGCCGGCGCGCATGTCTTCGTCGAAAAGCCGCTGGCCACCACGGTCGAGGACGCCCGCCGCGTGGTCGAATGCGCCGGTGAGACCGGCCGCAAGCTGGTCGTCGGCTACATCCTGCGCCACCATCCCAGCTGGCAGCGCCTGATCGCCGAGGCGCGCGCGCTGGGCGGGCCCTATGTGTTCCGGTTGAACCTGAACCAGCAAAGCTCGGGCCCGACCTGGCAGGTGCACAAGGCGCTGATGCACACCACGCCGCCCATCGTCGATTGCGGCGTGCATTACGTCGATGTCATGTGCCAGATCACCGACGCGCCCCCGGTCGAGGTGCGCGGCATGGGCCTGCGCCTTTCGGACGAGATCGCGGCCGAGATGTATAACTACGGCCATTTCCAGGTGATCTTCCAGGACGGCTCGCTGGGCTGGTACGAGGCCGGCTGGGGGCCGATGATGTCCGACACCGCCTTCTTCGTGAAGGACGTGGTCAGCCCCCGCGGCGCCGTCAGCATCCGCATGCCCGAGGACGCGCGCTCGGACGATATCGACACCCATACCCGGACCGCCACCCTGCGGCTGCATCGCGTCGGAGAGCCGGATCAGGATCTCTCGATGCGGGACGAACCCGGCCATCAGGAGCTTTGCGACGCCGAGGCCGCCTTCATGGCGCGCGCCATCGCCGGGGACATGGATCTGGACCGCCACATGCGCGACGCGGTTTCCTCGCTGGCCGTCTGCCTGGCCGCCGACGAATCCGTCCGCACCGGCCAGCCGGTGCGATTGCGCATCTGA
- a CDS encoding HD domain-containing protein translates to MTDLTLQFAFLTEADRLKSVERANVLMDLSRPENSAEHSWHVALYALVFGASDRAIAMLLLHDLVEIDCGDHPIHLAHDAAAVQAAEEAAARRLFGMLPGGEALLALWREFEAGESPDARMAKRMDHIQPLFQVLCAPEPLADHVAIVRDNMTSGRARRLWSEWPEAMQAAQALLDGRAPQGELAQRLAFLAEADRLKSVLRASLLCDRSRRENSAEHSWHLALYALVMASHAGEGVEIGRVIRMLLIHDLVEIDTGDVPIHAQGGAAHHGAAQLAAEQAAAGRIFGLLPAAQGRELRVLWTEFEANETPDAVFAKSLDRAQPVMQNIASGGGTWVEYRVTYEQLVERVGVRIERGAPTLWSWLSESARVYFRG, encoded by the coding sequence ATGACCGACCTGACCCTGCAATTCGCTTTCCTGACCGAGGCCGACCGGCTGAAATCCGTCGAGCGGGCGAATGTGCTGATGGACTTGTCGCGGCCGGAAAACAGCGCCGAGCACAGCTGGCACGTCGCGCTTTACGCGCTGGTCTTCGGCGCCTCGGACCGCGCCATCGCCATGCTGCTGCTGCACGACCTGGTCGAGATCGATTGCGGCGACCATCCGATTCATCTGGCCCATGACGCGGCCGCCGTGCAGGCGGCCGAGGAAGCCGCCGCGCGCCGGCTGTTCGGCATGCTGCCCGGCGGCGAGGCGCTGCTGGCCTTGTGGCGGGAGTTCGAGGCCGGCGAGAGCCCGGATGCCCGCATGGCCAAGCGCATGGACCACATACAGCCGCTGTTCCAGGTGCTTTGCGCGCCCGAGCCGCTGGCCGATCACGTCGCCATCGTCCGCGACAACATGACATCGGGCCGCGCCCGGCGGCTGTGGTCGGAATGGCCCGAGGCGATGCAGGCCGCGCAGGCCCTGCTGGATGGCCGCGCGCCGCAGGGGGAACTGGCGCAGCGCCTGGCCTTCCTGGCCGAGGCGGACCGGCTGAAATCGGTGCTGCGCGCCAGCCTGCTCTGCGACCGTTCGCGGCGCGAGAACAGCGCCGAGCACAGCTGGCACCTCGCGCTTTACGCGCTGGTCATGGCGTCCCATGCCGGCGAGGGCGTCGAGATCGGCCGGGTGATCCGCATGCTGCTGATCCACGATCTGGTCGAGATCGATACCGGCGACGTGCCGATCCACGCGCAGGGCGGCGCGGCACATCACGGCGCGGCGCAGCTGGCCGCCGAACAGGCCGCCGCCGGGCGGATCTTCGGCCTGCTGCCGGCGGCGCAAGGCCGGGAGTTGCGCGTGCTCTGGACCGAGTTCGAGGCGAACGAGACCCCCGACGCGGTCTTCGCCAAGTCGCTCGACCGGGCGCAGCCGGTGATGCAGAACATCGCCTCGGGCGGGGGCACCTGGGTGGAATACCGCGTGACCTACGAACAGCTGGTCGAGCGCGTCGGGGTCCGCATCGAACGCGGCGCGCCGACGCTGTGGTCCTGGCTCAGCGAAAGCGCGCGGGTCTATTTCCGGGGCTGA
- a CDS encoding AI-2E family transporter, translated as MFPFSPPSDKGVAKVANWAVIGIFVILLFSFFAQARSFLMPVTLAILLFFVFIPFRRLMERLGIGAVVTAAIVSLGLVVAVVLIGFIISGPANRLIENAPQISERLEQRFTELRSNFRGIERAAEKIDEIAGGGASPPDPAPASGETPPDATLTGTLSTVPAPGAPQTPDQQIQVEVNATPPSSTLASVLDLGPAFVGQIIFTLFLLFFLISSGDLLYLKIVQSFDSMREKRAAYLALREIEDSLGTYLGAITLINACLGLAIGLAMWAWGMPSPVLFGLAAFLLNFIPYLGSVTGIIIATLVGLFVFDGLFAPLMVGLTYLAITALEGQLITPYFVSRRLQLNTVVVFLTVALWAWLWSVLGMIVAVPLLVVMRVLADHIPGLQKFGNFLAGEDPPALEDEDEEEPRELVEAGDEAEDAAAASAATMVLATKD; from the coding sequence ATGTTTCCCTTTTCCCCGCCTTCGGACAAGGGCGTGGCCAAGGTCGCCAACTGGGCGGTGATCGGCATCTTCGTCATCCTGCTGTTCAGCTTCTTCGCGCAGGCCCGCAGCTTCCTGATGCCGGTGACGCTGGCGATCCTGCTGTTCTTCGTCTTCATCCCCTTCCGCCGGCTGATGGAGCGGCTGGGCATCGGCGCCGTGGTCACCGCCGCCATCGTCTCGTTGGGACTGGTGGTGGCCGTGGTGCTGATCGGCTTCATCATCTCGGGGCCCGCCAACCGGCTGATCGAGAACGCGCCGCAGATATCCGAGCGGCTGGAGCAGCGGTTCACCGAATTGCGCAGCAATTTCCGCGGCATCGAGCGCGCGGCCGAGAAGATCGACGAGATCGCCGGCGGTGGTGCGTCCCCACCCGATCCCGCCCCCGCCTCCGGCGAGACGCCGCCCGATGCGACGCTGACCGGCACCCTGAGCACGGTGCCCGCCCCCGGCGCCCCGCAGACGCCCGACCAGCAGATCCAGGTCGAGGTGAACGCCACGCCGCCATCCTCGACCCTGGCCAGCGTGCTGGACCTCGGCCCCGCCTTCGTCGGCCAGATCATCTTCACGCTGTTCTTGCTGTTCTTCCTGATCTCCTCGGGCGACCTGCTTTACCTGAAGATCGTGCAGAGCTTTGATTCCATGCGCGAAAAGCGCGCCGCCTACCTGGCGCTGCGCGAGATCGAGGACAGCCTGGGCACCTATCTGGGGGCGATCACCCTGATCAATGCCTGCCTGGGACTGGCCATCGGGCTGGCCATGTGGGCCTGGGGCATGCCCAGCCCGGTGCTGTTCGGGCTGGCGGCATTCCTGCTGAATTTCATCCCCTATCTGGGTTCGGTCACCGGCATCATCATCGCCACCCTGGTCGGCCTGTTCGTCTTTGACGGCCTGTTCGCGCCCCTGATGGTGGGGCTGACCTATCTGGCGATCACCGCGCTGGAGGGGCAGTTGATCACCCCCTATTTCGTCTCGCGCCGGTTGCAGCTCAATACGGTGGTGGTGTTCCTGACCGTGGCGCTCTGGGCCTGGCTCTGGTCGGTGCTGGGCATGATCGTGGCCGTGCCGCTGCTGGTGGTGATGCGGGTGCTGGCCGACCACATTCCCGGCCTGCAGAAATTCGGCAATTTCCTGGCCGGCGAGGACCCGCCCGCGCTGGAGGACGAGGATGAGGAAGAGCCGCGCGAACTGGTCGAGGCCGGCGACGAGGCGGAGGATGCCGCCGCGGCTTCGGCGGCGACCATGGTGCTGGCCACCAAGGATTGA